The following are encoded together in the Phragmites australis chromosome 19, lpPhrAust1.1, whole genome shotgun sequence genome:
- the LOC133900401 gene encoding disease resistance protein Pik-2-like: MQVVTGAMGTLLPKLANLLTEEYKLQKNIRGEIMFLKAELESMEAALLKISKAPIDHPPDIQVKLWAREVRELSYDIEDSVDTFMVCVDTHMPTEAKPLSFRGFFEKTINLLTRAKIRHNIGTDIRNIKTRIKEVGERRDRYKVDIIDIKPLGPTIDSLRLSALYKRATELVGTGPTSLELVKRLLDEHEASTHKQLKIVSIVGFGGLGKTTLAKIVYEMLKGQFDRGAFVSVSLNPNMINIFSNMLHQLGNSNYEATWKEEQFIDELRKFLWDKRYFIVIDDIWNISVWEQIHYALIENERGSRIITTTRKLDVARQIGGVYQLKPLSLDDSRKLFYLRIFGVEDKCPPNELARVSENILRKCGGVPLAIITIASVLARQKGKENTHNYWSKVYQSMGSGLEDSSDVNDMRRILSISYYELPPHLKACLLYLSLYPEDYKISTEALIWKWAGEGFVRKEQGKAMYEVGEDYLEELVNRSMIQPEAIDSDETVTSFRVHDMVLDLITCLSNEDNFLTTLDGQRSIYLPNKIHRLSLQTSNEDDVKRLSTVSLSYVRSLTVSAKAFDLSPSLSSFPILRALDLSGCKQVVNQHFRDICNAFHLRYLGLHSTSITKIPKEIENLQFLQILDVSWTGIKELPSTFVQLQQLMYLCVDYQVRIPNGFGNLKYMQEMIGYIDVESPTMLHDLDGLIELRSINLRFDKWDKSYGKHVTRLLSNMVSLKHIELYGCNGDLDSQCDRLSPGPQQLQNIQLVCGIIHAVPRWMSSLSALSSLSIALQTLGEEDLQLLGSMPYLSSLSVKVAEQTQDREKKLAIGNVHPFRCLKMFCIRQTIEVAFAPGAMQNLITFHLAFELRQIMDQFGDPNFGLENLSSLVDVSVEMNCSKAMIGEVIYAEAAIKKAVNLNPKKPTLNLVKLLVDWTR; encoded by the exons ATGCAGGTCGTCACGGGGGCGATGGGCACCCTTCTGCCCAAGCTGGCCAACCTGCTCACGGAGGAGTACAAGCTGCAGAAGAACATCAGGGGCGAGATCATGTTCCTCAAGGCCGAGCTGGAGAGCATGGAGGCTGCCCTCCTCAAGATATCCAAGGCGCCGATCGATCATCCACCTGACATTCAAGTAAAGCTTTGGGCTAGGGAGGTCAGGGAGCTATCCTACGACATTGAAGATAGCGTTGACACCTTCATGGTGTGCGTCGACACCCATATGCCAACGGAAGCGAAGCCGCTTAGCTTCAGGGGCTTCTTTGAGAAAACAATCAATCTACTGACAAGGGCCAAGATCCGCCATAACATAGGCACTGATATCAGAAACATCAAAACCCGTATCAAGGAAGTTGGTGAGCGGCGTGATAGGTACAAAGTAGATATTATTGATATTAAGCCTCTTGGCCCAACTATAGATAGCCTTCGGCTATCAGCTCTGTACAAAAGGGCAACAGAGCTCGTTGGTACCGGACCGACGAGTCTTGAATTAGTCAAGAGGCTGTTGGATGAGCATGAGGCATCGACGCATaaacaactcaagatagtcTCAATTGTTGGCTTTGGGGGATTGGGCAAGACAACTCTTGCTAAAATAGTGTATGAGATGCTAAAAGGGCAATTTGATCGCGGGGCTTTTGTTTCGGTGTCCCTTAATCCTAACATGATTAATATTTTCAGTAACATGCTCCATCAACTTGGCAACTCCAACTACGAAGCAACGTGGAAGGAAGAACAATTCATTGACGAACTAAGAAAATTCCTTTGGGACAAGAG GTACTTCATTGTTATTGATGACATATGGAATATTTCTGTGTGGGAACAGATTCATTATGCTTTGATCGAGAATGAACGGGGGAGTAGAATAATCACAACAACTCGTAAATTAGATGTTGCCAGACAAATTGGTGGTGTTTATCAACTAAAACCCCTTTCTCTTGATGACTCAAGAAAGTTATTCTACCTCAGAATATTTGGCGTTGAAGACAAATGTCCTCCTAATGAATTGGCTAGAGTATCTGAGAATATTTTAAGGAAATGTGGTGGTGTACCATTGGCTATCATTACAATAGCTAGCGTGCTGGCCAGGCAAAAGGGAAAGGAAAATACACATAACTACTGGTCCAAGGTGTACCAATCAATGGGTTCTGGGCTAGAAGATAGTTCTGATGTTAACGACATGAGAAGGATACTATCAATCAGTTATTATGAGCTACCTCCACATCTAAAGGCTTGTTTGTTGTATCTAAGTTTGTATCCAGAGGATTATAAGATTAGTACAGAAGCTTTGATATGGAAATGGGCAGGTGAAGGTTTTGTCCGCAAAGAACAGGGGAAGGCCATGTATGAAGTAGGTGAGGATTATCTTGAGGAGCTAGTTAACAGAAGTATGATCCAACCAGAAGCCATTGACAGTGATGAAACAGTAACCTCGTTTCGTGTACATGATATGGTGCTTGATCTCATCACTTGCTTATCAAATGAGGATAACTTTCTAACAACATTAGATGGCCAAAGGTCCATTTATCTTCCAAATAAGATACATCGACTATCCCTCCAAAccagcaatgaagatgatgtgaagcGGCTATCAACTGTGAGCTTGTCCTATGTGAGGTCACTTACTGTGTCTGCAAAAGCTTTCGATTTGTCGCCATCCCTTTCGAGCTTTCCAATCTTGCGTGCATTGGATTTAAGTGGTTGTAAGCAAGTGGTTAACCAGCATTTTAGGGATATCTGCAATGCGTTTCACCTTAGGTATTTGGGACTACATTCCacgagcatcactaagatcccGAAAGAGATTGAGAATCTCCAGTTTTTGCAGATACTGGACGTAAGTTGGACTGGAATTAAAGAGCTGCCATCAACCTTTGTTCAACTGCAACAACTGATGTACCTGTGTGTTGACTATCAAGTGAGAATACCGAATGGGTTTGGAAATCTCAAATATATGCAAGAAATGATCGGTTATATCGATGTGGAGTCTCCGACCATGCTTCATGATTTGGACGGGCTGATAGAGTTGAGGTCTATAAACTTACGGTTTGATAAATGGGATAAGAGCTACGGAAAGCATGTCACCCGATTGCTATCTAATATGGTCAGTCTCAAACACATAGAACTTTATGGATGCAACGGCGACCTAGATTCTCAATGTGACAGGTTATCACCCGGACCTCAACAGCTTCAGAACATACAGCTGGTGTGTGGCATCATCCATGCAGTGCCAAGATGGATGTCCTCCCTCTCGGCCCTCTCCTCTCTATCGATCGCGTTACAAACACTGGGAGAGGAGGACCTTCAACTCCTTGGAAGCATGCCATATCTTTCTTCTCTTTCCGTTAAGGTGGCGGAACAAACACAAGACAGAGAAAAGAAATTGGCCATTGGCAATGTTCATCCATTCAGGTGTCTAAAAATGTTTTGTATACGGCAAACCATAGAGGTGGCGTTTGCACCCGGAGCCATGCAAAATCTCATAACCTTTCATTTAGCATTTGAGTTGCGACAAATAATGGATCAATTTGGTGATCCCAACTTTGGCCTGGAGAATCTCTCTTCACTTGTGGACGTCTCTGTTGAGATGAATTGTTCGAAAGCCATGATCGGGGAGGTCATATATGCAGAGGCTGCAATTAAGAAAGCAGTGAACTTAAATCCTAAGAAGCCCACATTGAATTTGGTAAAG CTCTTGGTGGATTGGACTAGATAA